GGATCGGTCGGCTCGATCCGCTCGCTCGACGACCTCGCTCTCTCGGACGTCTCGGCGGAGGAGATCGAGGACGCTCTCTCGGATCTTTCTCCGAGCAAGATTTGGGAGCTGGAGAAAGAGCTCGCGAAGCGCTCGGGACGCAAGGGTCGGACGACGGAGCTCGATCGCGAGCTTCACGAGGCGGAGGAGAGCAACGCTCATGGTATCGTCTCCTCGGACGGCGCGTTTACTTTCGACGAGGCCGTCGAGTCGGACGACTAACCTCGGACGGCTCTTTGCGGCGGACGTCTCCGAAAAATAGACTGGTTACTCCTCGATCCGTGATCCGCGTTCCGGTAGTTAGATCCCTCCGAACGCGCCGGCAGCGTAGAAGCCGCTCATAGCGCCGGTGATCGCGATTAGCAGGAACGGGAGGATATGATCTCGGAAAGTAACGAGGACGTCGCGAACGGCGAGCTGTCGCGAGTGCTCCGCGAGAGAGTCGGGAGCAGACATTAGTTCTCACCCTCCGAGCCGCTCTCGTTCTCCTCAGGGAGCGCTTTGCGTCCCGCGAGGACGCAATACCAGCAAGGGAGTTCGTCTCCCTCGACGCAAGAGCACGGGAGCGCCTCGTCGAGCTCCTCTTTATCGGTCCCGAAAATGTCGATCGCGTCGAGAACGTCCTCGGGGGTTGCGGTTTCGTAGCTGTCGAGCGTTACGTCGATGCCGTTTTCTGTCTTGTCGGTGTTGGCTGACATGGTCTTGTTGTCCAAGACAGACCGGCTCGCGTGGTCCAAACACGCGGGCGCTTCTACCGTCGAACCGCGCCCCGAGGAACTGGTCTGTCTCTAATAATACCTTAGAGGGCATTAGCATAAATGTACCGATACAGCGGATATAGCGATAGTTTGGTGGTATTCATGCCGTCAAAGGCAGTAGATATTTACCCTTTCATGCCGTCTTAGGTAGTATGAGCGAACACTCAACACCTGGAAGAAAACCTCGCGTCACCGATGGGGAGGTTCTAGCCGTATTCCGGCAGACCGACGATCCGGTACTTTCGACAGCCGACGTCGCCGACGAGCTCCCAATCAAACGTCGCGCGACACTCACACGACTCCAGCGGCTTGCCGAGAGTGGTGCCCTTGATCGGAAGGCAACCGGCGGGCGAAACACAGTTTGGTGGCTCACGGACGACGAACGAGTTCGAGGTAGCTCCGCGGAACCTCTTCGAGGGCTAGTCGGTCTCGTCGATGAGGAAGGAGCTCAGCGAGTCAGAGAGAGGTCGCGAGCGTTCCGTGAGGAATTCAATGATCGGATGGACCGTCGGCGAACTACCGACACAGAGCGGGACGCAAGCGGAGAGTCGGAGTAAATGTTACTCGACTCAACGTTTTTAATCGACCTGCTCGATTGCCTCGACGCGGCAGAAAACAAGCTCGACGAGCTTATTGAGACGGATACGCGTGTCTCGGTATCGGCACTATCTGTATACGAAGCTGGCCTTGGCCTACAAGAGAACGAACGCGAGAAATTTGAGGAAATCCTTGCATCAGTCGCTATACTCCCCCTTGGCCTCCCAGAGTCCCGTCGGGCACTCTCTATACAACGAACACTCTACGGACGAGGTGAGCCGATCGGGGATGTTGATTCGCTGATAGCAGCGACCGCGGTCGAGAGTCCGGACTCGAGAGTTCTCACCCGAAATGTCGACGAGTTCTCGCGTATCGATGATCTCGACGTCGCGACGTACTGAGTATGAGTAGGGAGATAGTCGAGCTCGCCGGCGGGGGAGAAGCCTACAAGTGCGAATACTGTGGCCAGCTCGCGATCGCGAAAAGTCAAATCGGGATTCATGAGGCGACTTGTCCCGAGAATCCCGATCGAAACGAGCCGTATCGCGGGACCTCATAATCGAGAGACGTCTCTAAAGA
This Halalkalicoccus subterraneus DNA region includes the following protein-coding sequences:
- a CDS encoding PIN domain-containing protein — its product is MLLDSTFLIDLLDCLDAAENKLDELIETDTRVSVSALSVYEAGLGLQENEREKFEEILASVAILPLGLPESRRALSIQRTLYGRGEPIGDVDSLIAATAVESPDSRVLTRNVDEFSRIDDLDVATY